In a single window of the Zea mays cultivar B73 chromosome 5, Zm-B73-REFERENCE-NAM-5.0, whole genome shotgun sequence genome:
- the LOC100276429 gene encoding putative protein of unknown function (DUF640) domain family protein, whose amino-acid sequence MDHHHHHHHHHHHHMIPGQEPSATDGAAPDSFFLGPAAAVIFSGGAGAGSSSSGAAALGSSAGGGGGPSPSSSSPSLSRYESQKRRDWNTFGQYLRNHRPPLSLSRCSGAHVLEFLKYMDQFGKTKVHTPVCPFYGHPNPPAPCPCPLRQAWGSLDALIGRLRAAYEENGGTPEMNPFGARAVRLYLREVRETQARARGISYEKKKRKKPSAASAAAAGPSSEGSPPPGPSSGGGGPDTSSPQFIMP is encoded by the coding sequence ATggatcaccaccaccatcatcaccaccaccatcaccatCACATGATCCCGGGACAAGAGCCGTCGGCGACGGACGGCGCAGCCCCTGACAGCTTCTTCCTGGGCCCCGCCGCAGCCGTCATCTTCTCCGGAGGCGCCGGGGCCggttcgtcgtcgtcgggcgccgCGGCCCTCGGATCCTCCGCCGGGGGAGGCGGTGGGCCATCTCCGTCCAGCTCGTCGCCGTCGCTGAGCCGGTACGAGTCCCAGAAGCGCCGGGACTGGAACACTTTCGGGCAGTATCTGCGCAACCACCGGCCGCCGCTGTCGTTGTCGCGGTGCAGCGGCGCGCACGTGCTGGAGTTCCTCAAGTACATGGATCAGTTCGGCAAGACCAAGGTGCACACGCCGGTGTGCCCCTTCTACGGGCACCCCAACCCGCCCGCGCCATGCCCGTGCCCGCTGCGCCAGGCATGGGGCTCCCTCGACGCGCTCATCGGCCGCCTCCGCGCCGCCTACGAGGAGAACGGCGGCACGCCCGAGATGAACCCCTTCGGCGCGCGGGCCGTGCGGCTCTACCTGCGCGAGGTGCGCGAGACGCAGGCGCGGGCCAGGGGGATCAGCTACGAGAAGAAGAAGCGCAAGAAGCCGTCGGCGGCTTCGGCCGCGGCCGCGGGGCCGTCGTCCGAGGGAAGCCCACCACCGGGGCCGTCCAGCGGCGGTGGAGGACCCGACACGTCGTCGCCGCAGTTCATCATGCCGTGA